Proteins encoded in a region of the Phaenicophaeus curvirostris isolate KB17595 chromosome 1, BPBGC_Pcur_1.0, whole genome shotgun sequence genome:
- the DGAT2 gene encoding diacylglycerol O-acyltransferase 2 produces MKTIIAAYSGVLRGTGSSILSALQDLFWLSKSKVEKQLQIISVLQWVLTFLIMGVACTLILMYILCTDCWAIAALYLAWLVFDWNTPKKGGRRSQWVRNWAIWRYFRDYFPIRLVKTHNLLTTRNYIFGYHPHGIMGLGAFCNFSTEATGVGQKFPGIRPYLATLAGNFRMPILRDYLMSGGICPVNRDSIDYILSKNGSGNAIIIVVGGAAESLNSTPGKNSVTLKNRKGFVKLALRHGADLVPVYSFGENEVFKQVIFEEGSWGRWVQKKFQKHIGFAPCIFHGRGLFSSNTWGLLPYSKPITTVVGEPITIPKIDNPSQKEVDFYHGIYVDSLIKLFDKYKSKFGLPETEVLEVN; encoded by the exons GCACAGGATCAAGCATTCTTTCTGCTCTGCAAGACTTGTTCTGGCTTTCTAAATCCAAAGTAGAGAAACAACTCCAGATCATCTCTGTGCTGCAATGGGTTCTCACTTTCCTTATCATGG GTGTTGCTTGCACTTTAATCCTCATGTACATACTGTGCACAGATTGCTGGGCGATTGCTGCTCTATATTTAGCCTGGCTGGTATTTGACTGGAATACACCAAAGAAAG GTGGAAGAAGATCCCAATGGGTGAGAAATTGGGCTATATGGAGGTACTTCAGGGATTATTTTCCAATAAGA ctGGTTAAAACCCATAATCTGCTGACCAccagaaattacatttttggGTACCATCCACATGGCATCATGGGCTTGGGTGCATTTTGCAACTTCAGCACAGAGGCCACAGGTGTTGGCCAGAAATTCCCTGGGATTCGACCATACCTAGCTACCCTGGCTGGGAACTTCAGGATGCCTATTTTGAGAGACTACTTAATGTCTGGTG GTATATGTCCTGTGAACCGTGACAGCATAGACTACATCTTGTCCAAGAATGGCAGTGGTAATGCCATCATCATCGTGGTTGGAGGAGCAGCGGAGTCCCTGAACAGCACCCCAGGGAAGAACTCTGTGACACTGAAAAACCGAAAAGGATTTGTGAAACTAGCTCTACGGCACGG tGCGGACTTGGTTCCTGTCTACTCTTTTGGGGAGAATGAAGTGTTCAAGCAGGTGATCTTTGAGGAGGGTTCCTGGGGAAGATGGGTTCAGAAGAAGTTTCAGAAGCACATTGGCTTTGCTCCATGCATCTTTCATGGCCGTGGCCTCTTTTCCTCCAACACCTGGGGCTTGTTACCTTACTCAAAGCCCATCACTACTGTTG TTGGGGAACCCATCACCATCCCCAAAATTGATAATCCATCCCAGAAGGAAGTGGACTTCTACCACGGCATATATGTGGACTCCCTGATCAAACTCTTTGACAAGTATAAGAGCAAATTTGGCCTGCCAGAGACTGAGGTCTTGGAAGTCAACTGA